The following are encoded in a window of Phaseolus vulgaris cultivar G19833 chromosome 3, P. vulgaris v2.0, whole genome shotgun sequence genomic DNA:
- the LOC137808016 gene encoding uncharacterized protein isoform X1: MQGRGGGRDPFSNFGDPFGGFGGFGSLGPPRSLISSFFGGRDPFDDPFFTRPFGGMFESSPFGGPTGFPFPPGLHPSGFLQQQVPGMLPSGFLQHQYPRAYPSGFLDRQAPEPSRQRGPIIQELDSDDENEDTTEERKENPRKHSRSNDEPSVEYPDDETEVHVAGKKSRHLHSGNEYNGVITTGPQHQSQSFCFQSSTVSYGGANGTYYTSSRTRRAGSDGVTFEEIKEADSSKREASHLISRGIHGKGHSLSKKLNSDGRVDSMQTLHNINEDGLSGFEEEWKVKGQNYLPGWTGSIEASGSNGQAEQARRGGWALPSSEHSHPVLRISEANEVGSSGEHQRARAHSNASSPFNRPGVGRGRN; the protein is encoded by the exons ATGCAAGGACGCGGGGGTGGCAGGGATCCTTTCTCCAATTTTGGTGACCCTTTTGGTGGGTTTGGAGGGTTTGGTTCCTTAGGACCTCCCAGGAGTTTAATCTCAAGCTTTTTTGGGGGTAGGGACCCGTTTGACGATCCTTTCTTCACCCGGCCTTTCGGAGGGATGTTCGAATCTAGTCCCTTTGGTGGTCCTACTGGATTTCCTTTTCCACCGGGTTTGCATCCATCTGGGTTTCTTCAGCAGCAAGTCCCAGGGATGCTTCCATCTGGGTTTCTTCAGCATCAATACCCAAGGGCGTATCCGTCTGGGTTCCTTGACCGTCAAGCTCCAGAGCCTAGTAGGCAAAGGGGACCAATCATTCAGGAATTGGACTCTGATGATGAAAACGAGGACACAACAGAGGAGAGGAAAGAAAATCCGAGAAAGCATAGTAGGTCAAATGATGAACCCTCTGTTGAATATCCAGATGATGAAACTGAAG TTCATGTTGCAGGGAAGAAGAGCAGACATTTGCACTCTGGAAATGAGTACAACGGAGTTATTACAACTGGACCTCAGCATCAATCTCAAAGCTTCTGCTTCCAGAGCTCAACAGTCAGCTATGGTGGTGCAAATGGAACATATTATACTTCCTCAAGGACAAGAAGGGCTGGGAGTGATGGA GTGACCTTTGAAGAGATCAAGGAGGCTGATAGTTCAAAAAGAGAAGCTTCTCACTTAATTTCTAGAGGCATTCATGGCAAG GGTCATTCTCTCTCCAAGAAACTGAATTCTGATGGTAGGGTGGATAGTATGCAGACTTTGCACAATATAAATGAAG ATGGACTTTCTGGCTTTGAAGAAGAATGGAAAGTGAAGGGTCAAAACTATTTGCCTGGATGGACTGGGAGTATTG AAGCTAGCGGTAGTAATGGGCAGGCTGAGCAGGCGAGGCGGGGAGGTTGGGCACTTCCTTCTTCGGAGCATAGCCATCCGGTGTTAAGAATATCTGAAGCAAATGAAGTTGGTTCTTCTGGCGAACACCAGAGGGCAAGGGCACATTCAAATGCTAGCAGTCCATTCAACCGTCCAGGAGTAGGGCGTGGCCGAAATTAA
- the LOC137808016 gene encoding uncharacterized protein isoform X2 produces MQGRGGGRDPFSNFGDPFGGFGGFGSLGPPRSLISSFFGGRDPFDDPFFTRPFGGMFESSPFGGPTGFPFPPGLHPSGFLQQQVPGMLPSGFLQHQYPRAYPSGFLDRQAPEPSRQRGPIIQELDSDDENEDTTEERKENPRKHSRSNDEPSVEYPDDETEGKKSRHLHSGNEYNGVITTGPQHQSQSFCFQSSTVSYGGANGTYYTSSRTRRAGSDGVTFEEIKEADSSKREASHLISRGIHGKGHSLSKKLNSDGRVDSMQTLHNINEDGLSGFEEEWKVKGQNYLPGWTGSIEASGSNGQAEQARRGGWALPSSEHSHPVLRISEANEVGSSGEHQRARAHSNASSPFNRPGVGRGRN; encoded by the exons ATGCAAGGACGCGGGGGTGGCAGGGATCCTTTCTCCAATTTTGGTGACCCTTTTGGTGGGTTTGGAGGGTTTGGTTCCTTAGGACCTCCCAGGAGTTTAATCTCAAGCTTTTTTGGGGGTAGGGACCCGTTTGACGATCCTTTCTTCACCCGGCCTTTCGGAGGGATGTTCGAATCTAGTCCCTTTGGTGGTCCTACTGGATTTCCTTTTCCACCGGGTTTGCATCCATCTGGGTTTCTTCAGCAGCAAGTCCCAGGGATGCTTCCATCTGGGTTTCTTCAGCATCAATACCCAAGGGCGTATCCGTCTGGGTTCCTTGACCGTCAAGCTCCAGAGCCTAGTAGGCAAAGGGGACCAATCATTCAGGAATTGGACTCTGATGATGAAAACGAGGACACAACAGAGGAGAGGAAAGAAAATCCGAGAAAGCATAGTAGGTCAAATGATGAACCCTCTGTTGAATATCCAGATGATGAAACTGAAG GGAAGAAGAGCAGACATTTGCACTCTGGAAATGAGTACAACGGAGTTATTACAACTGGACCTCAGCATCAATCTCAAAGCTTCTGCTTCCAGAGCTCAACAGTCAGCTATGGTGGTGCAAATGGAACATATTATACTTCCTCAAGGACAAGAAGGGCTGGGAGTGATGGA GTGACCTTTGAAGAGATCAAGGAGGCTGATAGTTCAAAAAGAGAAGCTTCTCACTTAATTTCTAGAGGCATTCATGGCAAG GGTCATTCTCTCTCCAAGAAACTGAATTCTGATGGTAGGGTGGATAGTATGCAGACTTTGCACAATATAAATGAAG ATGGACTTTCTGGCTTTGAAGAAGAATGGAAAGTGAAGGGTCAAAACTATTTGCCTGGATGGACTGGGAGTATTG AAGCTAGCGGTAGTAATGGGCAGGCTGAGCAGGCGAGGCGGGGAGGTTGGGCACTTCCTTCTTCGGAGCATAGCCATCCGGTGTTAAGAATATCTGAAGCAAATGAAGTTGGTTCTTCTGGCGAACACCAGAGGGCAAGGGCACATTCAAATGCTAGCAGTCCATTCAACCGTCCAGGAGTAGGGCGTGGCCGAAATTAA